A portion of the Pseudoxanthomonas sp. JBR18 genome contains these proteins:
- a CDS encoding HAD-IA family hydrolase has product MNFDIRAVTLDLDDTLWPFAPIGARIEQALHTWLETHSPATAAQFPIEVMREVREQVFADNPHLLHDLSAMRRLTLEHALRESGADLALLDPAYEVFYAERNRVACYPDAVHALERIAARLPVAALTNGNADLARCGLDQHFVFQLGAREHGAAKPEASIFHAACAQLALPPEQVLHVGDHMLMDVAGAARAGLRACWLNRIGAQWSIDDVQPDLEFTTLTALADWLDAHLDTKDTAAA; this is encoded by the coding sequence ATGAATTTCGATATCCGCGCCGTCACCCTGGACCTGGACGACACCCTGTGGCCGTTCGCGCCGATCGGGGCGCGCATTGAGCAGGCCCTGCACACCTGGCTGGAAACCCATAGCCCGGCCACCGCCGCGCAGTTCCCCATCGAGGTGATGCGCGAGGTCCGCGAACAGGTATTTGCCGACAATCCGCACCTGCTGCACGACCTGTCGGCCATGCGCCGGCTCACCCTGGAACACGCCCTGCGCGAGAGCGGTGCCGACCTGGCCCTGCTGGACCCGGCCTACGAGGTGTTCTATGCCGAACGCAATCGCGTGGCGTGCTACCCCGACGCGGTGCACGCCCTGGAACGCATCGCCGCGCGCCTGCCGGTGGCGGCGCTGACCAACGGCAATGCCGACCTGGCGCGCTGCGGGCTGGACCAACACTTCGTGTTCCAGCTGGGCGCACGCGAGCACGGCGCGGCCAAGCCGGAGGCCAGCATCTTCCATGCGGCGTGCGCGCAGTTGGCATTGCCACCAGAGCAGGTGCTGCACGTAGGCGACCACATGCTGATGGACGTGGCCGGCGCGGCGCGCGCGGGCCTGCGCGCGTGCTGGCTCAACCGCATCGGCGCACAGTGGAGCATCGACGACGTGCAGCCGGACCTGGAGTTCACCACCCTCACCGCGCTGGCCGACTGGCTCGACGCCCACCTGGATACCAAGGACACCGCTGCCGCATGA
- a CDS encoding adenosylcobalamin-dependent ribonucleoside-diphosphate reductase, translated as MSTVRLEAVKKEHAARVIPMQPASQDIWDKKYRLKSKAGVAIDADIDGTYQRVARALADAEPTVEKRTYWYERFLWALRRGAIPAGRITSNAGALEHKPATSTINCTVSGTITDSMDGILEKVHEAGLTLKAGCGIGYEFSTLRPKGAFVAGAGAYTSGPMSFMDIFDKMCFTVSSAGGRRGAQMGTFDVSHPDVKDFIRAKREDGRLRQFNLSLLITDGFMQAVENDTDWPLVFPVNKKEEADIDLTSAEQVVWREWPNAETYVTRDDGLVACKVYGQIRARHLWDMIMVSTYDYAEPGFILIDKVNEMNNNWWCENIRATNPCGEQPLPPYGACLLGSINLTGFVRDPFTDQARFDWEEYKEVVRVFTRMLDNVVEVNGLPLEQQRQEIMRKRRHGMGFLGLGSTLTMLRMKYGSAESCEFTEQIARDMAVAGWETGLSLAKEKGAAPIMEERFQVTAAMLRQRPEMAQDGWKVGQEIEGKVLHAKYSRYMQRIATVAPELVDELADVGARFTHHSSIAPTGTISLSLANNASNGIEPSFAHHYSRNVIREGKKSKEKVDVFSFELLAYRELINAKAMPFSEEAEAKLPDYFIAADDIHPKEHVDVQAAAQKWVDSSISKTANVPTDYPYESFKDIYRYAYQQGLKGCTTFRFNPAAFQGVLVKEADLENTTYRFELEDGSIVEVKGNEQIEYDGEMHTAANLFDALKEGYYGKF; from the coding sequence ATGAGCACGGTGCGCCTTGAGGCGGTCAAGAAAGAACACGCGGCCCGCGTCATCCCGATGCAGCCCGCGTCCCAGGACATCTGGGACAAGAAGTACCGCCTGAAGAGCAAGGCCGGCGTGGCCATCGATGCCGACATCGACGGCACCTACCAGCGCGTGGCCCGCGCCCTGGCCGATGCCGAGCCCACGGTCGAAAAGCGCACCTACTGGTACGAGCGCTTCCTGTGGGCGCTGCGCCGCGGCGCCATCCCCGCCGGCCGCATCACCTCCAACGCCGGCGCGCTGGAGCACAAGCCGGCCACCAGCACCATCAACTGCACCGTGTCGGGCACCATCACCGACTCGATGGACGGCATCCTGGAGAAGGTCCACGAGGCCGGCCTCACGCTGAAGGCCGGCTGCGGCATCGGCTACGAGTTCTCCACCCTGCGGCCCAAGGGCGCCTTCGTCGCCGGCGCCGGCGCCTACACCTCCGGCCCGATGTCCTTCATGGATATCTTCGACAAGATGTGCTTCACCGTGTCCAGCGCCGGTGGCCGTCGCGGCGCGCAGATGGGCACCTTCGATGTGTCCCACCCGGACGTGAAGGACTTCATCCGCGCCAAGCGCGAGGACGGGCGCCTGCGCCAGTTCAACCTCTCGCTGCTGATCACCGATGGCTTCATGCAGGCCGTGGAAAACGACACCGACTGGCCGCTGGTGTTCCCGGTCAACAAGAAGGAAGAGGCCGACATCGACCTGACCAGCGCCGAGCAGGTGGTCTGGCGCGAGTGGCCCAACGCCGAGACCTACGTCACCCGCGACGACGGCCTGGTGGCCTGCAAGGTGTACGGGCAGATCCGCGCCCGCCACCTGTGGGACATGATCATGGTCTCCACCTACGACTACGCCGAGCCGGGCTTCATCCTGATCGACAAGGTCAACGAGATGAACAACAACTGGTGGTGCGAGAACATCCGCGCCACCAACCCCTGCGGCGAGCAGCCGCTGCCGCCGTACGGCGCCTGCCTGCTGGGCTCGATCAACCTCACCGGCTTCGTGCGCGACCCGTTCACCGACCAGGCGCGTTTCGACTGGGAGGAATACAAGGAAGTCGTGCGCGTGTTCACCCGCATGCTCGACAACGTGGTGGAGGTCAACGGCCTGCCGCTGGAGCAGCAGCGCCAGGAGATCATGCGCAAGCGCCGCCACGGCATGGGTTTCCTCGGCCTGGGCTCCACCCTGACCATGCTGCGCATGAAGTACGGCAGCGCCGAGTCGTGCGAGTTCACCGAACAGATCGCCCGCGACATGGCCGTGGCCGGCTGGGAAACCGGCCTGTCCCTGGCCAAGGAAAAGGGCGCCGCCCCGATCATGGAAGAGCGCTTCCAGGTCACCGCCGCCATGCTGCGCCAGCGCCCGGAGATGGCCCAGGACGGCTGGAAGGTCGGCCAGGAGATCGAAGGCAAGGTGCTGCACGCCAAGTACAGCCGCTACATGCAGCGCATTGCCACCGTGGCCCCGGAACTGGTGGACGAGCTGGCCGATGTCGGCGCGCGCTTCACCCACCACAGCTCCATTGCCCCGACCGGCACCATCTCCCTGAGCCTGGCCAACAACGCCTCCAACGGCATCGAGCCCTCCTTCGCCCATCACTACAGCCGCAACGTGATCCGCGAGGGCAAGAAGTCCAAGGAGAAGGTGGACGTGTTCTCCTTCGAGCTGCTGGCCTACCGCGAGCTGATCAACGCCAAGGCCATGCCGTTCTCCGAGGAGGCTGAGGCCAAGCTACCCGATTACTTCATCGCCGCCGACGACATCCATCCCAAGGAACACGTGGACGTCCAGGCCGCCGCGCAGAAGTGGGTGGACAGCTCCATCTCCAAGACCGCCAACGTCCCCACCGACTACCCCTACGAGTCGTTCAAGGACATCTACCGCTACGCCTATCAGCAGGGCCTGAAGGGCTGCACCACCTTCCGCTTCAACCCGGCCGCCTTCCAGGGCGTGCTGGTCAAGGAAGCCGACCTGGAAAACACCACCTACCGCTTCGAGCTGGAAGACGGCTCCATCGTGGAGGTCAAGGGCAACGAGCAGATCGAGTACGACGGCGAGATGCACACCGCCGCCAACCTGTTCGACGCGCTGAAAGAAGGGTATTACGGCAAGTTTTAA
- a CDS encoding NrdJb, with protein sequence MAVKIDKKIKGYSVLTPEDKARDAAPAVPAASVSRASAEAELPVAEVIQMHERIERPDVLIGSTYKIKSPMVEHAFYVTINDIVLNAGTEHEHRRPFEIFINSKSMEHFQWIVALTRIMSAVFRKGGDVTFVVDEMKAVFDPRGGYFKAGGVYMPSLVAELGAIVEEHMKSIGLLHDPEMSEHQKALLAEKRKQYEDRSKKNTDVVAAPAAAAPIPTSTADHVEDVEVTGDGASFPPSASMCHKCSTKAMVIMDGCQTCLNCGYSKCG encoded by the coding sequence ATGGCCGTCAAGATCGACAAGAAAATCAAGGGCTACAGCGTGCTCACCCCGGAAGACAAGGCGCGCGACGCCGCTCCGGCCGTGCCCGCCGCATCCGTCAGCCGCGCCAGCGCCGAGGCCGAACTGCCGGTGGCCGAAGTCATCCAGATGCACGAGCGCATCGAGCGCCCGGACGTGCTGATCGGCAGCACCTACAAGATCAAGTCGCCCATGGTGGAGCACGCCTTCTACGTGACCATCAACGACATCGTGCTCAACGCCGGCACCGAGCACGAGCACCGCCGTCCCTTCGAGATCTTCATCAACTCCAAGTCGATGGAGCACTTCCAGTGGATCGTCGCCCTGACCCGCATCATGTCGGCCGTGTTCCGCAAGGGCGGTGACGTAACCTTCGTGGTGGACGAGATGAAGGCCGTGTTCGACCCGCGCGGTGGCTACTTCAAGGCCGGCGGCGTGTACATGCCCTCCCTGGTGGCCGAGCTGGGCGCGATTGTGGAAGAACACATGAAGTCCATCGGCCTGCTGCACGACCCGGAAATGTCCGAGCACCAGAAGGCCCTGCTAGCCGAAAAGCGCAAGCAGTACGAGGACCGCTCAAAAAAAAACACTGACGTCGTAGCCGCCCCGGCCGCCGCCGCGCCGATCCCCACCAGCACCGCCGACCACGTCGAGGACGTGGAAGTCACCGGCGACGGCGCCAGCTTCCCGCCCAGCGCCAGCATGTGCCACAAGTGCAGCACCAAGGCGATGGTGATCATGGATGGGTGTCAGACGTGTTTGAATTGTGGGTATTCGAAGTGCGGGTGA
- a CDS encoding AI-2E family transporter codes for MDADLADPEADPAPAPPPPRPRGPLSLVILAFLACGFTLWVAQAVILPVLLACFLALVGNPMIRGLQRLYLPRFVGAVLVLVLGLAAAGALAYQLVPPAAAWAKAAPRELRQLAPKLRALTKPVYDANEAAENFARAAAGDTGRRPQVMRTAEDPFRKLTTTPRMLASVLAVVLLTFFFMVYGENLQRHAIALLPKRQQQKLTVGILQSIERSVSRYVLTITIINAVVGLLFAGALYLLEFPIADALLWGTLVAILNFAPYVGPLAGMVMMLVVGLTTFDDAWTSLLPAAIYLGLHTLEGQLVTPIILGRQMRLSPLILILALMVFGSLWGIIGLLLAVPMLVCIKLVLAQVQGLEGWARLME; via the coding sequence CTGGACGCAGATCTGGCGGACCCCGAGGCCGACCCGGCGCCCGCGCCGCCCCCGCCCCGCCCGCGCGGTCCTTTGTCACTGGTGATCCTGGCGTTCCTGGCCTGCGGCTTTACCCTGTGGGTAGCGCAGGCGGTGATCCTGCCGGTGCTGCTGGCGTGCTTCCTGGCGCTGGTGGGCAATCCGATGATCCGCGGCCTGCAGCGGCTGTACCTGCCCCGCTTCGTCGGAGCGGTCCTGGTGTTGGTGCTCGGCCTGGCGGCGGCCGGCGCGCTGGCCTACCAGCTAGTGCCGCCCGCCGCCGCCTGGGCCAAGGCCGCCCCACGTGAACTGCGCCAACTGGCGCCCAAGCTGCGTGCGCTGACCAAGCCGGTCTACGACGCCAACGAGGCCGCCGAGAACTTCGCCCGCGCCGCCGCCGGCGACACCGGGCGCCGCCCGCAGGTGATGCGCACGGCCGAAGATCCCTTCCGCAAGCTGACCACCACCCCACGCATGCTGGCCTCGGTGCTGGCGGTGGTGCTGCTGACGTTCTTTTTCATGGTCTACGGCGAGAACCTGCAGCGGCATGCCATCGCGCTGCTGCCCAAGCGCCAGCAGCAGAAGCTCACCGTGGGCATCCTGCAATCGATCGAACGTTCGGTCTCACGCTACGTGCTGACCATCACCATCATCAACGCGGTGGTCGGCCTGCTGTTCGCCGGGGCGCTGTACCTGCTGGAATTCCCCATCGCCGACGCGCTGTTGTGGGGCACGCTGGTGGCCATCCTCAACTTCGCCCCGTACGTGGGTCCGCTGGCCGGCATGGTGATGATGCTGGTGGTGGGCCTGACCACGTTCGACGACGCCTGGACCTCGCTGCTGCCAGCGGCGATCTACCTGGGCCTGCACACGCTGGAAGGCCAGTTGGTCACCCCGATCATCCTGGGCCGGCAGATGCGCTTGTCGCCCTTGATCCTGATCCTGGCGCTGATGGTGTTCGGCTCGCTGTGGGGGATCATCGGTCTGCTGCTGGCGGTGCCGATGTTGGTGTGCATCAAGTTGGTGCTGGCGCAGGTGCAGGGGTTGGAGGGTTGGGCGCGGTTGATGGAGTAG
- a CDS encoding protein sip-5, translated as MKFAKLKHRVVRAETLVEGRRQQTIDNAGALLSHWKRSWTPWRIVLVGLGVGYLTGSSHPSRVMGATKWLRVVSMVSGMFTTLQASMAAWQADQAADKADEAADSAQDAAQATQSTQAAAGVAAAQAARHAASTGAGPARDVPQRAAPGPGNAPPVDEHGETERWTAHPPQPAEAATHLSER; from the coding sequence ATGAAGTTCGCCAAGCTGAAGCATCGCGTGGTCCGCGCCGAAACACTGGTCGAGGGCCGGCGCCAGCAGACCATCGACAATGCCGGCGCGCTGTTGAGCCACTGGAAGCGCAGTTGGACGCCCTGGCGCATCGTCCTGGTGGGTCTGGGCGTGGGTTATTTGACCGGCAGCTCGCATCCTTCGCGGGTCATGGGCGCGACCAAATGGCTGCGCGTGGTGAGCATGGTGTCCGGCATGTTCACCACGCTGCAGGCGTCGATGGCCGCCTGGCAGGCCGACCAGGCCGCGGACAAGGCCGACGAGGCCGCCGACAGCGCCCAGGACGCCGCGCAGGCCACCCAGAGCACTCAAGCCGCCGCCGGTGTCGCCGCCGCGCAGGCCGCCCGCCACGCCGCCAGCACTGGCGCGGGCCCGGCACGTGACGTCCCGCAACGCGCCGCGCCAGGGCCGGGCAATGCCCCGCCTGTGGACGAGCACGGGGAAACCGAACGCTGGACCGCCCATCCGCCGCAGCCGGCGGAAGCCGCCACTCACCTCTCCGAGCGGTGA
- a CDS encoding DUF4062 domain-containing protein: protein MAKPRVFVSSTYFDLKYVRASLDVFIKSLGYEPILSEKGDIAYAHDRALDESCYREAESSDLFVLIIGGRYGSESGADAAGSKGFYERYESITKTEYETAARRDVPIYIFIESGVYAEYLTYQRNKGLESINYAHVDSVNIFRLIEEILAKPRNNQVKTFERYDDIESWLRDQWAGLFRDLLARQSESQQLTALTEQVNQLSQINETMKNYLEAVLSKTVDNSQALISSEEGRLKRARINALIRANNWFKYFNKEADIGLSRFINLVSECEGVEDFSKKIAKEGLEVRVVDHIRMTLEHSAEAKRDLVDAISIVKSNGYVDSGINVDEDSNNFTSTLNSPKFRKRRTSNKED, encoded by the coding sequence ATGGCAAAGCCAAGGGTTTTTGTAAGCTCAACATATTTTGATCTTAAGTACGTCCGGGCCTCGCTTGATGTTTTTATAAAATCACTTGGTTACGAGCCGATTCTTTCGGAGAAAGGCGACATCGCGTATGCGCATGACCGCGCTTTAGATGAGTCGTGCTACAGAGAGGCTGAGAGTTCAGATCTTTTTGTTTTGATTATCGGCGGTAGATACGGGTCTGAGTCTGGCGCTGATGCTGCAGGGAGTAAGGGTTTCTATGAGCGCTACGAAAGCATTACAAAAACAGAGTATGAGACCGCGGCCAGGCGTGATGTTCCGATATATATTTTCATCGAGTCCGGTGTGTATGCTGAGTATCTGACCTATCAACGCAACAAGGGGCTGGAGTCGATCAACTATGCGCACGTGGACTCGGTCAATATATTTCGCCTGATTGAGGAGATATTGGCGAAGCCGAGGAATAATCAGGTCAAGACTTTTGAAAGATATGACGACATCGAGTCTTGGCTAAGAGATCAGTGGGCTGGCTTATTTCGTGACTTGCTTGCTAGGCAATCGGAATCTCAACAATTAACCGCCCTCACTGAGCAGGTGAATCAGTTGTCTCAAATAAACGAGACGATGAAGAATTACCTTGAGGCGGTGTTGTCGAAGACGGTTGACAATTCTCAAGCTCTGATATCTTCTGAGGAAGGGCGCCTCAAAAGGGCGAGAATTAATGCGCTGATACGCGCTAATAATTGGTTTAAATACTTCAACAAAGAGGCTGATATCGGGCTCTCGAGGTTTATAAATTTAGTTTCTGAGTGTGAAGGGGTTGAGGACTTCTCAAAGAAAATCGCTAAGGAAGGGCTTGAAGTGCGTGTCGTGGATCATATTAGGATGACCCTAGAGCATAGTGCGGAGGCCAAGAGGGATCTCGTGGATGCAATTTCTATTGTGAAGTCTAATGGGTACGTGGATTCAGGCATCAACGTTGATGAAGATTCAAATAATTTCACCTCAACGCTAAATTCGCCTAAGTTTCGAAAGAGGCGAACATCTAATAAAGAGGATTGA
- a CDS encoding Do family serine endopeptidase — protein MRPFPTLLALTAAAAFGGFVALGLYQTVEHPAQAREDAPPTSSVLPAAAGAALPSAVDGEPMPSLAPMLKRVTPAVVSVYSRQTVRVASPLGPFGQLFGIPDIPRERVQRALGSGVIIDAKRGLILTNHHVVENADGVSVTLNDGRTVEAEFLGSDPDTDVALIRIPPKDLTQIPLGDSDQLQVGDFVVAVGNPYGLGQTVTSGIVSAVGRSGIPVAGFQNFIQTDASINPGNSGGALVNLKGQLVGINTASFNPSGSMAGNIGLGFAIPIDLARNIAEQLYTNKGVVKRGTLGVTTQDVTQKLADALGMDAPRGALVTGIYPDSAAAAAGMQPGDVVLQANGQRIDNGGALHNFEGLQGVGSKVTLSLRRDGKPLTLTATLKEQLREANGADLDARLAGATFDELDEATRQQLRGMGANGGVQVSQVQPRSRAWNNGLRQGDIVFAGSGGNFSDLAGFRASLRDTPRQLVLRVLRNGEDGQLLMR, from the coding sequence ATGCGTCCCTTTCCGACCCTGCTCGCCCTGACCGCTGCCGCTGCCTTTGGCGGCTTTGTCGCCCTCGGCCTGTACCAGACCGTCGAACATCCCGCCCAGGCCCGCGAAGACGCCCCGCCGACCAGCTCGGTGCTGCCGGCGGCGGCCGGTGCCGCCCTGCCGTCGGCCGTGGATGGCGAGCCGATGCCCTCGCTGGCGCCGATGCTCAAGCGGGTCACCCCGGCGGTGGTCAGCGTGTACAGCCGGCAGACCGTGCGCGTGGCCAGTCCGCTGGGGCCGTTCGGCCAGTTGTTCGGGATTCCTGACATCCCGCGCGAGCGGGTGCAGCGCGCGTTGGGTTCGGGCGTGATCATCGATGCCAAGCGCGGCCTGATCCTCACCAACCACCACGTGGTGGAAAACGCCGACGGCGTGTCGGTCACCCTCAACGACGGGCGCACGGTGGAGGCCGAGTTCCTGGGCTCGGACCCGGACACCGACGTGGCCCTGATCCGCATCCCGCCCAAGGACCTGACCCAGATCCCGCTGGGCGACAGCGACCAGCTGCAGGTCGGCGATTTCGTGGTGGCGGTGGGCAACCCGTACGGGCTGGGGCAGACGGTGACCTCGGGCATTGTCTCGGCGGTGGGCCGCAGCGGCATCCCGGTGGCCGGCTTCCAGAACTTCATCCAGACCGACGCGTCGATCAACCCGGGCAATTCCGGCGGCGCGCTGGTCAACCTGAAAGGCCAGTTGGTGGGCATCAATACCGCCAGCTTCAATCCTTCAGGCTCGATGGCCGGCAACATCGGCCTGGGGTTCGCCATCCCGATCGACCTGGCCCGCAACATCGCCGAGCAGCTCTACACCAACAAGGGCGTGGTCAAGCGCGGCACGCTGGGGGTGACCACCCAGGACGTGACCCAGAAGCTGGCCGACGCGCTGGGCATGGACGCGCCGCGTGGCGCACTGGTGACCGGCATCTATCCCGATTCGGCCGCCGCCGCCGCGGGCATGCAGCCCGGCGATGTGGTGCTGCAGGCCAACGGCCAGCGCATCGACAACGGTGGGGCCCTGCACAACTTCGAGGGCCTGCAGGGCGTGGGCAGCAAGGTGACCCTGAGCCTGCGTCGCGACGGCAAGCCGCTCACCCTCACCGCCACGCTCAAGGAACAGCTGCGCGAAGCCAATGGCGCGGACCTGGACGCGCGCCTGGCCGGAGCGACCTTCGACGAACTGGACGAAGCCACGCGCCAGCAGTTGCGCGGCATGGGCGCCAACGGCGGGGTGCAGGTCAGCCAGGTGCAGCCGCGCAGCCGCGCGTGGAACAACGGACTGCGCCAGGGCGACATCGTGTTCGCCGGCAGTGGCGGCAACTTCAGCGACCTGGCGGGCTTCCGCGCGAGCTTGCGCGACACGCCGCGCCAGCTGGTGTTGCGAGTGCTGCGTAATGGCGAAGACGGCCAGTTGCTGATGCGCTGA
- a CDS encoding IS3 family transposase (programmed frameshift), whose product MKKSKFTEEQMVRILKEVEAGAKVGETCRKHGISEPTYYVWKSKYAGMEVSQLRHVKDVEAELARMKRMYAELALDHHALKDVLSRKGLSQARRLELSLAMQSAHGLSARRADRVLQLSRSARHYRPRQRDDGPLIAAIEEHLKDNPGHGFGLLMDGALRPRGWGKTRAWRVYTALKLNLPRRGKRRLPDRIRSPLEIAQAANHTWSADFMSDALWSGRRFRTFNINDDFNRESMKIEIDTSLPSTRVIRALDELVELRGAPRRLRLDNGPEFISAALRQWAQQHGVTLIHIQPGKPTQNAYIERFNRTFRTEVLDRFVFTTLDEVRRMAEDWRHRYNHQRPHRSLGGLPPMRFAMAQSTTTSASE is encoded by the exons ATGAAGAAGTCAAAATTCACCGAAGAACAGATGGTCCGGATCCTCAAAGAAGTCGAGGCCGGCGCCAAGGTCGGCGAGACCTGCCGCAAGCACGGGATCAGCGAGCCGACCTATTACGTCTGGAAGTCCAAATACGCAGGCATGGAGGTGTCGCAGTTGCGGCACGTGAAGGACGTGGAAGCCGAGTTGGCCCGGATGAAGCGCATGTATGCCGAGCTGGCACTGGATCACCACGCGCTCAAGGACGTGCTGTCGCGAAAAG GGTTGAGCCAGGCTCGCCGATTGGAATTGAGTCTGGCCATGCAATCCGCTCACGGCCTCAGTGCCCGTCGAGCTGATCGGGTGCTGCAGCTATCCCGATCTGCACGGCATTACCGTCCGCGCCAACGCGACGATGGCCCGCTCATCGCCGCAATCGAGGAACATCTGAAGGACAACCCCGGACACGGTTTTGGCCTACTGATGGATGGGGCATTGCGGCCGCGGGGCTGGGGCAAGACCCGCGCCTGGCGGGTCTACACCGCGCTGAAGCTCAACCTTCCACGTCGCGGCAAGCGCCGCCTTCCTGATCGCATCCGCTCGCCGCTGGAGATTGCGCAAGCGGCCAATCACACCTGGTCGGCGGACTTCATGTCCGATGCACTGTGGTCTGGGCGTCGCTTTCGCACTTTCAACATCAACGATGACTTCAATCGCGAATCGATGAAGATCGAAATCGACACCAGCCTGCCCTCGACACGGGTCATCCGCGCACTGGACGAGTTGGTCGAGCTGCGTGGTGCCCCAAGGCGACTGCGCCTAGACAACGGCCCGGAGTTTATCAGCGCCGCGCTCAGGCAGTGGGCACAGCAGCACGGCGTCACCCTGATCCACATCCAGCCCGGCAAGCCCACCCAGAACGCCTACATCGAACGCTTCAACCGCACCTTCCGCACCGAAGTGCTGGACCGCTTCGTGTTCACCACGCTCGATGAAGTGCGTCGCATGGCCGAGGACTGGCGCCATCGATACAACCACCAGCGACCACATCGGTCGCTCGGCGGGTTGCCGCCCATGCGATTCGCAATGGCACAATCAACAACTACCTCTGCTTCTGAGTGA
- a CDS encoding phage holin family protein, which yields MSDTEHQEQAPGGATPSLEDSLRQVGRSGKAGLTSALDTARALRKLALADFALARVALARAMVWMSVAAVFGVCSWLLLMGVLIALLQHNGFSWLASVSIAAGLSLFMTILGVVQTLRYFEFTRMEATRRQLKAMGIGDDDEDEDEDTPGVSGTPVPQAAAPTPAGVAEGGRP from the coding sequence GTGAGCGACACCGAGCATCAAGAACAAGCCCCGGGCGGGGCGACGCCATCGCTGGAAGACAGCCTGCGCCAGGTCGGCCGCTCCGGAAAGGCAGGGCTGACTTCGGCGCTGGACACTGCCCGTGCGCTGCGCAAGCTGGCCCTGGCCGACTTCGCACTGGCGCGCGTGGCACTGGCCCGCGCGATGGTGTGGATGTCAGTGGCCGCGGTCTTCGGCGTGTGCAGCTGGTTGTTGCTGATGGGCGTGCTGATTGCCCTGCTGCAGCACAACGGATTTTCATGGCTGGCCTCGGTGTCCATTGCCGCAGGGTTGAGCCTGTTTATGACGATCCTCGGCGTGGTGCAGACCTTGCGCTACTTCGAGTTCACTCGCATGGAAGCCACCCGCCGCCAGCTCAAGGCGATGGGGATTGGCGATGATGACGAGGATGAAGACGAAGACACCCCTGGTGTGAGCGGCACGCCAGTCCCGCAGGCGGCCGCACCCACGCCGGCCGGCGTAGCCGAGGGAGGCCGTCCATGA